The Enterococcus sp. 7F3_DIV0205 genome has a window encoding:
- a CDS encoding peptidase U32 family protein, producing the protein MTNERTLKRPEVLAPAGTLEKLKTAIHYGADAVYIGGNAYGLRSRAGNFTKEDMIEGVAFANEHGAKVYVAANMVTHEGNQEGAGDFFREIRDVGISAVIVSDPALIEICAAEAPGLPIHLSTQASATNYETLEFWKNEGLERVVLAREVSMDEVAEIRKNTDVEIEAFIHGAMCISYSGRCTLSNHMSMRDANRGGCSQSCRWKYELYDMPFGAERTSLTDKGEVEEEFSMSAVDMAMIQHIPELIQNGVDSFKIEGRMKSIHYVSTVANVYKKAVDTYMEDPENYECKQEWIDELWKVAQRELSTGFYYHVPTDEEQLFGERRKIPQYKFIGEVMAYDAETKVATIRQRNHFSVGDEIEFYGPGFNHFHQTVEVMYNEENESIDRAPNPMMILTMPVVEPVAVGDMIRKKK; encoded by the coding sequence ATGACAAACGAACGAACATTGAAGCGTCCTGAGGTCTTAGCACCAGCAGGGACGCTAGAAAAACTAAAAACAGCTATTCATTACGGTGCAGATGCGGTATACATTGGCGGAAATGCTTATGGTTTACGCAGCCGAGCAGGTAATTTTACAAAAGAAGATATGATCGAAGGCGTAGCATTCGCTAACGAACATGGTGCAAAAGTTTATGTGGCAGCAAATATGGTTACTCATGAAGGAAACCAAGAAGGAGCAGGAGACTTTTTTAGAGAAATACGTGATGTCGGTATTTCTGCAGTAATCGTATCTGATCCAGCCTTGATTGAAATTTGTGCAGCGGAAGCACCAGGCTTGCCAATCCACTTGTCCACACAAGCTTCAGCGACGAATTATGAAACATTAGAGTTTTGGAAAAATGAAGGACTGGAACGGGTTGTTTTGGCGCGTGAAGTATCTATGGATGAAGTAGCTGAAATTCGTAAAAATACGGATGTTGAGATTGAAGCGTTTATTCATGGAGCGATGTGTATTTCTTATTCAGGTAGATGTACGTTGTCTAATCATATGTCTATGCGTGATGCAAACCGCGGTGGCTGTTCTCAATCTTGCCGTTGGAAATATGAGCTTTATGACATGCCTTTTGGTGCTGAGCGTACAAGTTTAACCGATAAAGGTGAAGTGGAAGAAGAATTTTCAATGAGTGCGGTGGATATGGCGATGATCCAACATATTCCTGAACTGATTCAAAATGGTGTAGATAGTTTTAAAATCGAAGGCCGTATGAAATCAATCCACTACGTATCGACTGTAGCGAATGTGTATAAAAAAGCAGTGGATACTTATATGGAAGATCCGGAAAATTATGAATGTAAACAAGAATGGATCGATGAGCTTTGGAAAGTTGCTCAAAGAGAACTTTCAACTGGGTTTTATTATCATGTACCGACTGATGAAGAACAATTATTCGGAGAACGCCGCAAGATTCCTCAATATAAATTTATTGGAGAAGTCATGGCATATGATGCTGAGACAAAAGTTGCAACGATTCGTCAGAGAAACCATTTCAGTGTCGGCGATGAAATTGAATTTTATGGTCCTGGGTTCAATCACTTCCATCAAACGGTAGAAGTTATGTATAATGAAGAGAACGAGTCGATCGATCGAGCACCAAATCCAATGATGATTTTAACGATGCCGGTCGTAGAACCAGTAGCAGTTGGCGATATGATTCGTAAGAAGAAATAA
- a CDS encoding peptidase U32 family protein → MIELIATAESVEQAEALLAVGVDTLYIGEEMFGLRLPTSFSREEQRIITEKAHNTGKKVTVALNGIMHPEKMKKVPEYLTFLKEINVDQVTVGDPGVVFVMQRDGIDIPYIYDGETLVTSSRQINFWAKRGSVGAVLAREVPFEEMKAMKENLMVPAEVLVYGATCIHQSKRPLLQNYYNFTKNDESASKERGLFISEPKKEETHYSIYEDSHGTHIFADNDVNLVGELDKLHEHNYTKWKLDGIYAPGENFVEVAKVFVNAKEKIEAGLWSSEQACKAIEQIEVLHPENRGLDIGFFDLDPDEIK, encoded by the coding sequence ATGATTGAACTTATTGCGACTGCTGAATCTGTCGAACAAGCGGAGGCATTGTTAGCAGTCGGGGTAGACACTTTATACATTGGGGAGGAGATGTTTGGTTTACGATTACCAACATCGTTTTCTCGTGAGGAACAGCGAATCATCACTGAAAAAGCGCACAATACTGGTAAAAAAGTAACTGTAGCGTTAAATGGGATTATGCATCCAGAAAAGATGAAAAAGGTTCCAGAATATTTAACATTTTTAAAAGAAATAAACGTAGATCAGGTAACGGTCGGTGATCCTGGAGTTGTGTTTGTGATGCAACGAGATGGAATCGATATTCCCTACATTTATGATGGAGAAACATTAGTAACTAGTTCTCGTCAGATCAATTTCTGGGCGAAGCGTGGATCGGTTGGCGCGGTCTTGGCTCGTGAAGTTCCTTTTGAAGAGATGAAAGCGATGAAGGAAAACTTGATGGTTCCAGCTGAAGTTCTTGTATATGGTGCCACATGTATCCATCAATCCAAACGCCCTTTACTACAAAATTACTATAATTTCACTAAAAATGATGAGTCTGCCAGCAAAGAACGAGGTTTGTTTATATCGGAACCTAAAAAAGAAGAAACGCACTATTCGATTTATGAAGATAGCCATGGCACTCATATTTTTGCGGACAATGATGTAAATCTAGTTGGTGAATTGGACAAACTTCATGAACATAATTACACAAAGTGGAAACTTGATGGGATTTATGCTCCGGGAGAAAATTTTGTAGAAGTTGCTAAGGTATTTGTAAATGCGAAAGAAAAAATCGAAGCGGGTCTTTGGTCGAGCGAGCAGGCTTGTAAAGCAATTGAACAAATCGAAGTGCTTCACCCAGAAAATCGTGGTTTAGATATCGGATTCTTTGATTTGGATCCAGACGAGATAAAATAA